A section of the Candidatus Poribacteria bacterium genome encodes:
- a CDS encoding HAMP domain-containing sensor histidine kinase, which yields MRLNRRIIPRYTTSRLMFVYFIVGLGTLIFGFFHYTQQISRLNADIEAQIDIFADLAAELPAVDNRGLQQKLIKIVRKSFAEDRSRAFSFIITDAQGKVLVTRGVDQQLDAKIDSLDIKVNENEEISLTEDESALLQSTLARMKKKHLPREIPMLLEYRQLKGYIYYGDAAPSEMQHLPFVITDTAGIPQKWQIWGNVITAEEATAEQRERAEIFIQNAPASSVIETTPEWHKGYFYYESKPYYGLLVVPFIVPTVLLAFGIVCFLVYQRIKSYEHSAIWGGLAKETAHQLGTPISSLLAWAELLHARSKETDDITLTELSESMQNDLERLQKTTARFGMIGTQPPLTQVNVEEVFEEVRSYFDKRLPHISRRVEIQLILHKVPSTLANAQLLHWVFENLIRNSLDAMDKPEGWILIEPTHDKRHNDIVIRYADNGSGIAREHQRKIFEPGMSTKAHGWGLGLTVVQRIIREYHHGSIRIVKTSPGGTIFEIRLPVA from the coding sequence TTGCGGCTGAATCGTCGAATTATCCCCAGATATACGACCTCCCGCTTAATGTTCGTCTACTTCATTGTTGGATTGGGGACACTGATATTCGGGTTCTTCCATTATACTCAGCAAATCTCTCGATTAAACGCTGATATAGAAGCCCAGATAGACATCTTCGCGGATTTAGCAGCGGAACTTCCGGCGGTGGACAACCGGGGATTGCAACAGAAATTAATTAAGATCGTCAGAAAGTCATTCGCTGAAGACAGATCACGGGCATTCTCGTTTATCATTACAGATGCGCAAGGAAAGGTCTTAGTCACGCGAGGCGTTGACCAACAATTAGACGCAAAAATCGACAGTTTGGACATCAAAGTAAACGAAAATGAGGAGATCTCGTTAACAGAAGATGAAAGTGCCTTGTTGCAGTCAACATTAGCGCGTATGAAAAAAAAACATCTGCCACGCGAAATACCCATGCTCCTTGAATACAGGCAGTTAAAGGGGTATATTTACTACGGTGATGCCGCACCCAGTGAAATGCAACACTTGCCTTTTGTGATAACTGATACGGCCGGTATACCTCAGAAATGGCAGATATGGGGCAATGTGATTACTGCGGAGGAAGCAACTGCGGAGCAGCGAGAGCGAGCGGAAATTTTCATTCAGAACGCACCCGCATCTTCTGTGATTGAAACAACACCCGAATGGCACAAGGGATACTTCTATTATGAAAGTAAACCATACTATGGGTTATTAGTGGTGCCGTTTATAGTCCCGACGGTTTTATTGGCATTTGGGATTGTTTGTTTCCTCGTCTACCAACGGATAAAGTCTTATGAACACTCGGCAATTTGGGGGGGCTTAGCTAAAGAGACTGCACATCAACTCGGAACACCGATTTCGTCGCTCCTGGCATGGGCAGAACTCTTACATGCCCGGAGTAAAGAGACAGACGATATAACACTCACTGAACTTTCCGAGAGTATGCAAAACGATCTGGAGCGTTTACAGAAAACAACGGCACGCTTCGGTATGATTGGCACGCAACCCCCTCTAACCCAAGTGAATGTAGAGGAAGTATTTGAAGAAGTTCGATCATATTTTGATAAACGGCTACCACATATTAGTCGCCGTGTTGAGATTCAACTGATACTACATAAGGTACCGTCCACTCTCGCAAACGCGCAATTGCTACATTGGGTGTTTGAAAACCTAATCCGTAATTCATTGGATGCTATGGATAAACCGGAAGGATGGATTCTGATTGAACCAACGCACGACAAACGACATAACGATATTGTTATCCGGTATGCTGACAATGGAAGCGGGATAGCCCGCGAGCATCAACGAAAAATCTTTGAACCCGGGATGTCTACTAAGGCACACGGGTGGGGACTCGGGTTGACAGTCGTACAACGTATCATCCGCGAGTATCATCACGGAAGCATTCGGATCGTTAAAACGAGTCCTGGCGGAACAATTTTTGAAATTCGATTGCCAGTTGCGTAG
- a CDS encoding Rne/Rng family ribonuclease encodes MEKEILISDDEYETRCAVLDEGVLNEIYIERKAATQTLGNLYKGRVENVLPGMQVAFVDIGLERHAFLHISDLKYESVDEDEDENGKQNGNQKSHTDTAVLDLKAKHSKQTRGGRGFPFLISDLISKKQELLVQVGKEPIGTKGARVTSNITLPGRYVVYMPNSSNIGVSRRIESATERDRLRNMAKAVKADVEGGFIIRTAAEGLNETEFTAEIRYLIDQWKQTCERAKRKSAPSLVSKDLSFTNRVVRDMLTKDVKRLLIDSKAGYKETIDYVSSVMPNLESRVSLYQENATLFDAYGVERALKDALSEKIWLKCGGHIIIQQTEAMVSIDVNTGRFVGKSDPDNTILSANLEAVEEVVRQIQLRDLGGIIVVDFIDMEEASHRKRVFKMLQEALRKDRARTNILHFSDLGLVEMTRQRTRPSLSTLLMEECPYCDGHGTILSIETVVIQLLRAIKMAHKQTRQSELRVIANDYVISHIKSQMANKLRELKKSLKLDLVLEPDADLHLEDYRIFVGKGEELFLD; translated from the coding sequence ATGGAAAAGGAGATACTTATTTCTGACGATGAGTATGAAACACGTTGTGCAGTACTTGACGAGGGGGTGTTGAATGAAATTTACATTGAACGAAAAGCAGCGACGCAAACATTGGGCAATCTCTATAAAGGTCGGGTTGAGAACGTGTTACCTGGTATGCAGGTAGCTTTCGTTGATATAGGGTTGGAACGACATGCTTTCCTGCATATTTCGGATCTCAAATACGAGAGCGTTGACGAAGACGAAGACGAAAATGGAAAACAGAATGGAAACCAAAAATCCCATACGGACACTGCAGTATTGGATTTGAAAGCAAAGCACTCCAAGCAAACACGCGGTGGACGTGGGTTCCCATTTCTTATAAGCGACCTTATTTCAAAAAAACAGGAGCTTCTGGTCCAAGTCGGTAAGGAGCCTATTGGGACAAAGGGCGCGCGGGTTACCAGTAACATCACACTGCCCGGACGCTACGTTGTTTATATGCCCAATTCTTCCAACATCGGAGTATCACGACGAATTGAGTCTGCCACTGAAAGAGACAGGCTCCGAAACATGGCAAAAGCCGTGAAAGCCGATGTTGAAGGTGGTTTTATCATTCGTACTGCTGCTGAGGGTTTGAATGAAACCGAGTTTACCGCTGAAATTCGATACTTAATCGACCAATGGAAACAGACCTGTGAGCGGGCAAAACGAAAATCCGCACCGAGTCTGGTGAGTAAAGACCTCAGTTTCACCAATAGAGTCGTCCGGGATATGCTAACGAAGGATGTCAAGCGTCTGCTCATTGATTCAAAGGCGGGATACAAGGAAACAATAGATTATGTTTCCTCTGTTATGCCAAACCTTGAATCTCGAGTCTCGCTCTATCAGGAAAATGCAACACTCTTTGACGCTTATGGTGTTGAACGCGCACTCAAAGATGCACTGAGTGAGAAAATTTGGCTCAAATGTGGTGGACATATTATAATCCAGCAAACTGAGGCTATGGTTTCGATTGATGTCAACACCGGGCGGTTTGTTGGAAAGTCTGATCCAGATAACACCATTCTTAGTGCCAACCTTGAAGCTGTTGAGGAGGTCGTCCGTCAAATTCAGTTACGAGATTTAGGAGGGATTATTGTCGTTGATTTCATTGATATGGAAGAAGCATCGCACCGGAAACGAGTCTTCAAGATGCTACAAGAAGCACTCCGAAAGGATCGTGCCCGTACGAATATCCTCCATTTTTCAGATTTAGGACTCGTCGAGATGACGCGCCAACGCACCCGGCCAAGTCTCTCTACCCTGCTGATGGAGGAGTGCCCTTATTGTGACGGGCATGGCACCATCCTATCTATTGAAACCGTCGTCATTCAGTTGCTGCGCGCAATAAAAATGGCGCATAAGCAAACACGCCAGTCCGAATTGCGTGTTATCGCCAATGACTATGTCATCTCACATATAAAATCGCAGATGGCAAATAAATTGCGTGAACTCAAGAAGTCGTTAAAATTAGATCTCGTTCTCGAACCCGATGCTGACCTGCACCTCGAAGATTACCGAATCTTTGTTGGGAAAGGTGAAGAGTTATTTTTAGACTAA
- a CDS encoding alanine--glyoxylate aminotransferase family protein → MYDELIASPRVLLGPGPSEANARVLKAMTTPMLGYLDAEFVQIMDDTVGLLRRVFGTENRLTLPVSGTGTAGMEAALTNVIEPGDSVVVGVKGYFGERIADIAARCGGVVTRVEAEWGTHIPAEKIAEAVTKVSTPKLVALVHGETSTGILQPLRDAVEITHQSGALFLADCVTSLGGQPVEMDALGIDIAYSCTQKCLAGPPGLSPISFSERAVEVIRNRKTPIQSFYLDMTLLENYWHGEKRSYHHTASMSLIYALREALRVVLEEGLNTRYERHEHNARALLTGAKAIGLQPAAEEGYRAPMLTTLRIPDGIDDTIIRKGLITDYGIEIGAGLGIFAGKAWRIGLMGESSNQRNVMLVLNALEKLLIASGHKVEQGTAVHAASQVY, encoded by the coding sequence GTGTACGATGAATTAATAGCGTCCCCGCGCGTGCTACTCGGTCCAGGACCGAGCGAAGCCAATGCGCGGGTTCTTAAAGCAATGACGACCCCGATGCTGGGGTATTTAGATGCCGAATTTGTTCAAATCATGGATGACACGGTCGGGCTGCTCCGACGTGTCTTTGGAACCGAAAATAGGTTGACCTTACCGGTCTCGGGTACGGGTACCGCCGGAATGGAAGCCGCGCTTACTAATGTTATTGAACCTGGTGACAGCGTGGTTGTGGGTGTCAAAGGTTACTTCGGTGAACGAATAGCCGATATTGCTGCCCGATGTGGTGGTGTTGTAACAAGAGTAGAAGCAGAATGGGGCACACACATCCCCGCCGAAAAAATCGCTGAAGCGGTAACGAAAGTTTCCACACCAAAACTGGTTGCATTGGTACATGGGGAAACCTCTACAGGTATTCTGCAACCGCTACGAGATGCCGTTGAGATTACGCATCAAAGCGGTGCTCTTTTTTTGGCAGACTGTGTGACCAGTCTTGGAGGACAACCCGTAGAGATGGATGCTCTCGGCATTGATATTGCCTATAGTTGCACCCAAAAGTGTCTCGCCGGTCCACCCGGGCTTTCACCTATCAGTTTCAGCGAACGTGCTGTCGAAGTGATTCGGAACCGAAAAACACCTATCCAAAGTTTCTATCTTGACATGACGCTCCTCGAAAATTATTGGCACGGTGAGAAGCGGAGTTATCATCATACCGCCTCAATGTCACTGATCTACGCGTTGCGGGAAGCATTGCGTGTTGTGTTGGAAGAGGGGCTGAATACCCGCTATGAACGACATGAGCACAATGCTCGTGCGCTCCTTACCGGGGCAAAAGCAATCGGACTGCAACCGGCAGCCGAGGAGGGCTATCGCGCACCGATGCTCACGACCTTGCGCATCCCTGATGGCATAGATGATACAATTATTCGGAAAGGCTTAATTACCGACTATGGGATAGAAATCGGTGCTGGATTGGGTATTTTTGCTGGAAAGGCTTGGCGAATTGGACTGATGGGGGAATCGTCAAACCAACGAAATGTCATGCTTGTCCTTAATGCGTTAGAGAAACTGCTCATTGCGTCAGGACATAAAGTAGAACAAGGTACGGCTGTTCACGCAGCATCACAAGTTTATTAG
- the rpmA gene encoding 50S ribosomal protein L27, with the protein MAHKKGGGSTRNGRDSIGKRLGVKRFSGHYVTAGSILARQRGTHIHAGNNVGVGRDYTLFSKIDGYVWFERKDKYRRKVSVYTERPEF; encoded by the coding sequence ATGGCACATAAGAAAGGCGGAGGAAGCACTCGGAACGGACGTGACAGTATTGGAAAACGACTCGGGGTCAAAAGATTTTCTGGACATTATGTCACCGCCGGAAGCATCCTCGCTCGACAACGTGGAACACATATCCACGCCGGAAACAACGTTGGGGTTGGAAGAGACTATACGTTATTCTCAAAAATTGATGGATACGTATGGTTTGAACGAAAGGACAAATATCGTCGAAAGGTGAGCGTCTATACAGAGCGTCCTGAATTTTAG
- the rplU gene encoding 50S ribosomal protein L21 → MYAVFASGGKQHRVEVGNLIDLEKLDADVGDSVTFPSVLVVVDDEGQLQTGSPYLENTSVTAEVIQQARAKKTIVFKSKRRKGYKRKLGHRQSFTRVKITAIGAVEEQSDGT, encoded by the coding sequence ATGTATGCAGTCTTTGCGAGCGGGGGGAAACAGCATCGGGTGGAAGTGGGGAACCTGATTGATCTTGAAAAACTTGATGCAGATGTTGGGGACAGTGTCACATTCCCATCCGTTTTGGTTGTTGTTGACGATGAAGGTCAGTTACAAACCGGCTCGCCCTATCTTGAAAATACTTCAGTTACAGCCGAGGTGATTCAACAGGCACGCGCGAAGAAAACGATTGTGTTCAAATCGAAACGTCGTAAAGGTTACAAACGCAAATTAGGACACCGTCAATCATTTACACGCGTGAAAATTACCGCGATCGGTGCGGTAGAGGAGCAATCTGATGGCACATAA
- a CDS encoding DUF4398 domain-containing protein, translating to MTRLKNRQHKLTIKWIICLTTLTALIGCGGQLRQLAVETMENAQVALTSANAMGAQETAETSLRTAQEMLITAENAMKAGDAERAYRLALRAYLHARIATETAIAIREEARVQEAQAQLTLSEQNVGEVLQRLEAIQAELDALREF from the coding sequence ATGACACGCTTGAAAAACAGACAGCACAAATTAACAATAAAATGGATCATCTGTCTCACCACGCTAACAGCATTGATAGGGTGTGGCGGGCAGTTGCGACAGCTCGCCGTGGAAACAATGGAGAATGCCCAGGTGGCTCTCACCTCCGCAAACGCGATGGGAGCACAAGAAACCGCCGAGACATCTCTACGTACGGCTCAAGAGATGTTGATTACCGCTGAAAACGCAATGAAGGCTGGCGATGCAGAGCGAGCATATCGATTGGCACTTCGGGCATACCTTCATGCACGGATCGCAACTGAAACTGCTATTGCTATTCGCGAAGAAGCGCGCGTTCAAGAAGCACAAGCACAGCTGACGCTTAGTGAACAGAACGTCGGCGAAGTGCTTCAGAGACTTGAGGCTATACAGGCTGAACTTGATGCGTTGCGAGAATTTTAA
- a CDS encoding OmpA family protein, which yields MKFYGLLFLLTYLIVFGCTAPEIDEVMLATQFQDAQQAINNAAELGAEPLVPDEFGRAVKLLNFARNSQENGDIPQSAEFAYQAELVAQIASAKARQHHAEQKVVAIREQIYQQTIKSLEHELEIERTRQAITEEQLARTLRSRDEGQQQTDLLSSEIADLKTKLRQAELRVPLVNIESLVNIATEIHPVIKETADYERVQAAIASIVNLIEQKMFHDVENATTDAQTLVNNLYRLAVQNREAEAEAKTNAQISIAKTEVIIQRAQYFNANQHAPKQFQEASSHLQRAKQELEVNRYEQSQQSAQQAQQAADQAVAIAEVAEFTERAQKELDRQATEARQAVNALKQKLSAQAQTQVPQLEEKLYELANSAYVTANAALASKEYQSAIEKSAEGNDYLERAITNTHLATSVKADLLKASRQIPQATVKEQKDSVLIRINGNVFPYGSTQLREEFFTTFNELARVLRMAKFKSYSVRIEAHMSSMGSANVNRNISIGRADSVKKFLVDTGRMDPKRLTAVGLGETQPIVKEGADRAEQNRRIDIIIGTN from the coding sequence ATGAAATTTTACGGTTTGCTATTCTTATTGACGTACCTCATTGTTTTCGGATGCACCGCACCAGAGATTGATGAAGTTATGCTTGCGACACAATTTCAAGACGCACAGCAAGCGATTAATAATGCAGCAGAATTAGGAGCTGAACCTTTGGTTCCAGATGAGTTCGGGAGGGCTGTAAAACTCCTGAACTTCGCTCGGAATTCACAGGAAAATGGAGACATTCCCCAAAGTGCGGAGTTCGCGTATCAGGCAGAATTGGTCGCACAGATTGCCAGTGCAAAAGCGCGACAACACCATGCCGAACAAAAAGTTGTTGCCATTCGAGAACAGATATATCAGCAAACCATAAAGTCACTGGAGCATGAACTCGAGATTGAGCGCACCCGTCAAGCGATCACCGAAGAGCAGCTCGCGCGTACTTTGAGATCGCGGGATGAAGGACAACAACAGACAGACTTGCTCTCATCTGAAATTGCTGATTTAAAAACAAAACTGCGCCAAGCTGAACTGCGCGTGCCACTCGTAAACATAGAGTCGCTCGTCAATATTGCTACAGAGATCCATCCCGTTATTAAAGAGACCGCTGACTATGAACGTGTTCAGGCAGCAATTGCCTCAATCGTGAATCTGATTGAGCAGAAGATGTTTCATGATGTGGAGAACGCCACCACTGATGCCCAGACACTGGTTAACAATCTCTATCGATTGGCGGTGCAGAACCGAGAAGCAGAAGCAGAAGCAAAGACGAACGCGCAAATCTCAATAGCGAAAACAGAAGTAATTATTCAGCGTGCCCAATACTTCAATGCCAATCAGCATGCCCCGAAGCAATTTCAGGAGGCGAGTTCGCATCTGCAACGTGCGAAACAGGAATTAGAAGTGAATCGCTATGAACAGTCGCAACAATCCGCGCAACAGGCACAACAAGCAGCTGACCAAGCCGTCGCAATTGCGGAGGTTGCGGAATTCACTGAGCGTGCCCAGAAGGAATTAGATAGACAAGCAACAGAGGCGCGGCAAGCCGTCAACGCCTTGAAACAGAAACTCTCCGCACAAGCACAGACGCAGGTCCCGCAGTTAGAGGAAAAACTCTACGAACTCGCCAATTCGGCTTACGTAACAGCAAACGCTGCGTTGGCAAGTAAAGAATATCAAAGCGCGATTGAGAAATCGGCGGAGGGTAACGATTACCTTGAGCGTGCCATTACAAACACACATCTCGCAACATCGGTGAAGGCGGATTTGCTGAAAGCGTCAAGACAGATTCCCCAAGCCACCGTCAAAGAACAAAAAGATAGTGTACTCATCCGTATCAATGGGAACGTGTTTCCTTACGGCAGCACGCAACTCCGAGAAGAATTTTTCACAACATTTAATGAACTCGCGAGAGTCCTTCGGATGGCTAAATTCAAGAGTTATTCAGTCCGTATTGAGGCACACATGAGTTCTATGGGCAGTGCGAATGTCAATCGAAACATAAGTATAGGACGGGCAGACTCAGTGAAGAAGTTCCTTGTTGATACAGGACGGATGGATCCAAAGCGTCTTACCGCTGTCGGTTTGGGTGAGACACAGCCTATTGTCAAAGAGGGCGCGGACAGAGCAGAACAGAATCGTAGAATTGATATAATCATCGGGACAAACTGA
- the guaA gene encoding glutamine-hydrolyzing GMP synthase — protein MSNTNSPKTESAQQETILILDFGSQYTQLIARRVREQNIYCEIYPHTLPLSQIEAIAPKGIILSGGPASVYEVDAPKVDAKLFELETPILGICYGMQLMAALLAGGKVHPAAEREYGHAPLQVLNTTDPLFAGLSSRFSAWMSHGDRIDKPPVGFQIIAQTENAPIAAMVDPARAFYGLQFHPEVEHTEDADRILANFARDICRCHNTWTMRAFIARVTAQIQAQVGNERVLCAVSGGVDSMVLATLLHQAIGDALVPVFVDNGLLRKNEAAEVFKTCEQLGISLVAVDAVERFLNGLAGITDPEEKRKVIGAQFIETFKATVTEMEHDFRFLAQGTLYPDVIESVSVKGPSATIKTHHNVGGLPSDMPFELLEPFKELFKDEVRAVGAELNVPWPVLGRHPFPGPGLAVRILREVTHERLEVLRSADAIFISEIKEAGLYDEIWQALAVLLPVKSVGVMGDARTYENAIALRAVTSSDAMTADWARIPTDVLARISNRIINEVQGINRVVYDISSKPPSTIEWE, from the coding sequence ATGAGTAACACCAATAGTCCAAAAACAGAATCCGCACAGCAAGAGACTATCCTTATTCTGGATTTCGGCTCACAATACACGCAGCTTATCGCACGACGCGTCCGTGAGCAAAACATCTACTGCGAAATTTATCCACATACCCTACCACTGTCGCAGATAGAAGCCATTGCGCCAAAAGGGATTATCCTCAGCGGTGGACCCGCAAGTGTCTACGAAGTTGATGCTCCAAAGGTCGACGCGAAACTCTTTGAATTGGAGACACCGATATTAGGCATCTGCTACGGGATGCAGCTCATGGCGGCACTATTAGCAGGCGGAAAGGTCCATCCAGCTGCTGAGCGAGAATATGGGCACGCACCGCTCCAAGTTCTTAACACAACCGATCCGCTCTTTGCAGGACTTTCCTCACGTTTTTCTGCTTGGATGAGCCACGGGGATCGTATTGACAAACCACCTGTCGGATTCCAGATAATCGCACAAACAGAAAACGCACCGATTGCTGCTATGGTGGATCCCGCACGTGCGTTTTACGGATTGCAATTTCATCCTGAGGTTGAACATACTGAAGATGCCGATCGGATTTTGGCAAACTTTGCGCGTGATATTTGTAGATGCCACAACACGTGGACAATGCGCGCTTTTATTGCGAGAGTCACGGCACAAATACAGGCACAAGTCGGAAATGAACGCGTCCTTTGTGCAGTCAGTGGTGGCGTTGATTCAATGGTACTGGCAACGCTCCTCCATCAAGCAATCGGTGATGCCCTCGTGCCGGTCTTCGTTGACAATGGGCTACTTCGCAAAAACGAGGCCGCCGAAGTATTCAAAACTTGTGAGCAGCTCGGTATCTCTCTTGTCGCTGTTGATGCAGTGGAACGGTTTCTCAATGGACTGGCAGGGATCACTGACCCCGAGGAGAAGCGAAAGGTCATCGGCGCACAATTCATTGAAACCTTCAAAGCAACAGTGACAGAAATGGAGCATGACTTCCGGTTCCTCGCACAAGGCACGCTCTATCCGGATGTCATAGAGAGTGTCTCTGTGAAAGGACCGTCGGCTACAATCAAGACACATCATAATGTCGGTGGGTTACCCTCCGACATGCCGTTTGAGTTGCTTGAACCTTTCAAAGAACTTTTTAAGGATGAGGTACGAGCGGTCGGGGCAGAACTGAATGTGCCTTGGCCTGTCCTTGGACGACATCCATTTCCGGGACCGGGTCTCGCTGTCCGCATCTTGCGCGAAGTAACACACGAACGGTTGGAGGTACTCCGCTCAGCGGATGCTATCTTTATTTCTGAAATCAAAGAGGCGGGATTGTACGACGAGATTTGGCAGGCTTTGGCTGTTCTTCTGCCTGTTAAAAGTGTCGGGGTGATGGGGGATGCACGGACGTATGAAAATGCAATCGCACTCCGTGCTGTCACGAGCAGCGATGCGATGACCGCAGATTGGGCGCGCATACCAACGGATGTGCTCGCCAGAATCTCCAACCGTATCATCAATGAGGTGCAAGGCATCAACCGTGTCGTCTATGATATTAGTTCAAAACCGCCCAGCACGATTGAGTGGGAATAG
- a CDS encoding bifunctional response regulator/alkaline phosphatase family protein produces the protein MSQTHQILWIDDEIEALQPHILVLRDRGYAVTPVTNGEDGIALLTRGETQYSAVLLDQVMPGKDGMATLDAIRTINPQIPVILVTQSSDEQFIEKALGKQVNDFLVKPIGVAQIVSTLKRVLDQPQIVIDQIPSRYTADFNAIRAMKDAAPSWQDWVNIYVKLLQWDLVSEKLAEGGLEETHLAQKKECNTEFSDFVASRYPDWVEGSPDAPSLSVNILDQYVIPQLQAGKSVYFIVVDCFRLDHWLAVEPLLYPYFSIDRQYSFSILPSATMYSRNALFSGLFPIEIAEQYPQYWQEESDGDTSTNRYERQFLEAHLKRRGIKLKPGLQYFKIFDARGGNTYKKRVSANTRVSLSALVINFIDILTHQRSQSDVLQQLAPDESAFRALARSWFSHSVLFDILRIIAAQNATVVLTSDHGSVFCNRATRAYGNRETTTSLRFKIGSNLGCEEGEAVYLRNPHEYRLPAENASKDYILAKDDYYFVYPNDFYKYKRQFQGGFQHGGISMGELITPVVTLTPRL, from the coding sequence ATGTCACAAACACACCAAATCTTATGGATTGATGATGAAATAGAAGCGTTGCAACCGCATATTCTTGTGTTACGCGACAGAGGCTATGCTGTTACGCCTGTAACAAATGGCGAAGATGGTATTGCGCTCTTAACGCGCGGTGAAACGCAATATAGTGCTGTTCTGCTCGACCAGGTTATGCCCGGTAAAGATGGAATGGCAACGCTCGATGCAATCCGTACCATCAATCCACAAATTCCAGTCATTCTCGTCACCCAATCCAGCGACGAACAGTTTATTGAGAAGGCACTCGGCAAACAGGTAAACGATTTCTTGGTAAAACCGATCGGTGTAGCCCAGATCGTCTCAACGTTAAAGCGCGTCTTGGATCAACCGCAGATAGTCATAGATCAAATTCCGAGTCGGTATACGGCAGATTTTAACGCTATCCGTGCCATGAAGGATGCGGCACCAAGTTGGCAAGACTGGGTTAACATCTATGTGAAACTATTGCAATGGGATTTGGTGTCTGAAAAACTCGCCGAAGGTGGGTTGGAGGAAACACATCTTGCACAGAAGAAGGAGTGCAATACCGAATTCTCGGATTTTGTTGCATCACGGTATCCTGATTGGGTCGAAGGTAGCCCGGACGCACCATCGCTGTCGGTGAATATCCTAGACCAATATGTTATTCCCCAACTTCAAGCCGGAAAATCTGTCTATTTTATTGTGGTTGACTGCTTCCGCCTAGACCATTGGCTGGCAGTAGAGCCACTTTTGTACCCCTATTTCTCTATTGATCGCCAATATAGTTTTTCAATCCTGCCGAGTGCAACAATGTACTCACGGAACGCCCTCTTCAGTGGTTTGTTTCCAATAGAGATTGCGGAACAGTATCCACAGTATTGGCAAGAAGAATCTGATGGAGACACGAGCACGAATCGGTACGAACGCCAGTTTCTCGAAGCACATCTGAAACGTAGAGGCATTAAGTTGAAACCCGGGCTTCAGTACTTCAAGATTTTTGACGCGCGCGGTGGAAACACTTACAAAAAGCGGGTTTCGGCAAATACACGCGTGAGCCTCTCAGCGTTGGTTATCAACTTCATTGATATTTTGACACATCAGCGCTCACAATCAGATGTTCTACAGCAGCTTGCACCGGATGAATCCGCTTTCCGGGCTTTGGCGCGCTCATGGTTTTCTCATTCGGTACTTTTTGATATTTTACGTATTATTGCGGCACAAAACGCAACTGTAGTTCTCACGAGTGACCACGGTTCTGTCTTTTGTAACCGTGCGACCCGTGCTTACGGTAATCGCGAGACCACTACCAGCCTCCGATTCAAAATCGGTTCTAATTTAGGGTGCGAAGAGGGCGAGGCGGTCTATCTGCGAAACCCGCATGAATATCGGTTACCAGCGGAAAATGCTAGCAAGGACTACATTCTTGCGAAAGACGATTATTATTTCGTCTATCCAAACGATTTTTATAAGTATAAACGGCAGTTTCAAGGAGGGTTCCAGCACGGTGGTATTTCGATGGGAGAACTGATAACACCCGTCGTAACACTGACACCGCGACTGTAA